The Bacteroidales bacterium nucleotide sequence ATTTCATCTACAAGGTAAGCTAAAAACTTGTCTTTAATTTGTTGATGCACCAGCAAATAATCGGGTGCAATACACGTTTGTCCGGCATTTAAAAATTTTGCCCAAGCAATGCGTTTGGCGGCAATCTTTAGGTTGGCATCGGGTAAAATAAGGGTGGGGCTTTTTCCGCCTAATTCAAGGGTTACCGGTGTTAATTGTTGGGCTGCTGCCTGATAAACAATTTTACCAACAGGCACACTCCCAGTAAAGAAAATTTTATCAAATTTATTTTCTAATAAAAGAGTGGTTTCTTCAACTCCTCCTTCAATAACAGTGAAATAGCTCGGTTCGAATGTGTCTTTTATAATTTGAGCAATAACGCTGCTGGTGTTTGACGATAATTCACTTGGCTTAAGAATAATTGTATTGCCAGCAGCTATAGCTGCAATGGCAGGAGCAAGAGAGAGTTGAATGGGATAATTCCATGCACCAATAATTAAGCAAACACCCAAGGGTTCTGGAACAATAAAGCTTTTTGCCGGAAAATTGATAAGGTTGGTGCGTACTTTTTTTGTTTTTGCCCAGTGGGGAAGTTTTTTTAATGCTTCGCGAATATCTAAATACAATAGTGCTAACTCATTGGTAAATGTGTCAAATTTCGATTTTTTAAAATCGGCGTATATGGCTTGTTCTAATATGTGTTCATTTTTTCGTAATGCGTCTCTAAGTAAAAGCAATTGTTTTTTTCTAAAATCGATGCTTTTAGTTTGGTTTGTATAAAAAAACAAACGTTGTTTTTCAATTATTTCAGTATATCGATTCATATTTAAATTAGTTTTGCTTGTTGTAAAAATGCTCTAAAGCTTTTTGTAAAGATAGTGTAAATTTTTTTTAATGTTAAAAACTTAAAAGTTAAGATATTTTTGTAAAGCAGCGATAAAAGCTTGAGGATTTTGAGCATGAAGCCAATGCCCGGACTGGGGAATTACTTCTATTTGTGCAGCAGGAAATATTTGCTCGATGAGTGGAATATCATTAGGTGTAATATAATCAGATTGTTCGCCTTTTAGAAATAAAACAGGGAACCCTGTTATTGTAGCTTGTTGCCAATCATTATCGAAACCACCAGCTATATGCTTAAGATTTTCTTTTAACACGGGTAAATTAAACAGCCATTGAAATCCATGTTCACTACGTTGTAGATTTTTTAATAAGAATGCTCGCAAAAGAGGTGAGGGGAGCGAGTCGCTGAGTAATTCGTCGGCTTTTTCTCTACTATCGATTTTATTGAGCGGTAACGAACATAAACTTTCTATAATATGATGATGCGAATGCATATCTTGTGCCTCATGTATTTGATAGTTTTTGGGAGCAATATCTACTACTACTAAAGCTGATAGGAGATTAGGGTATTCTTTAGCAAAAGTCATAGCTACCTTGCCGCCCATGGAGTGTCCCATGACGATGGGTTTGTGTAATTGATGTTTTTGTATAAACTCAAGCAAATCGTTGCACATAGCTTGATAGGTGTGAATAGTTGAGTGTGGTGAGCGTCCGTGGTTACGTTGATCGGGCAGCCAAATTTGATATTTGTTTGATAGTTGACGGGCAATGCTCATCCAATTGTCGGACATTCCGTAAAGTCCGTGTAAAATGATAATAGGAAAACCGTTTCCTAATTGTCTGTAAAAAAGTTCCATACAATATAAAAAAAGCCGGTTTTCCCGGCTTAGTGACCT carries:
- a CDS encoding aldehyde dehydrogenase, with the protein product MNRYTEIIEKQRLFFYTNQTKSIDFRKKQLLLLRDALRKNEHILEQAIYADFKKSKFDTFTNELALLYLDIREALKKLPHWAKTKKVRTNLINFPAKSFIVPEPLGVCLIIGAWNYPIQLSLAPAIAAIAAGNTIILKPSELSSNTSSVIAQIIKDTFEPSYFTVIEGGVEETTLLLENKFDKIFFTGSVPVGKIVYQAAAQQLTPVTLELGGKSPTLILPDANLKIAAKRIAWAKFLNAGQTCIAPDYLLVHQQIKDKFLAYLVDEIKQAKYSIDAGNYVQIINERNFNRLINLIDKEKIFYGGIYQAEKRIIEPTILCDVDFNHISMQDEIFGPILPVIVFNDLQAIINEIKQRPHPLSCYVYTENKKTAKNIIHQLSFGGGAINDSIMHITNSRLPFGGVGNSGIGSYHGKAGFDAFTHYKSILSKPTFFEPNFKYSPYSDKKLQLIRKFMRI
- a CDS encoding alpha/beta fold hydrolase, which gives rise to MELFYRQLGNGFPIIILHGLYGMSDNWMSIARQLSNKYQIWLPDQRNHGRSPHSTIHTYQAMCNDLLEFIQKHQLHKPIVMGHSMGGKVAMTFAKEYPNLLSALVVVDIAPKNYQIHEAQDMHSHHHIIESLCSLPLNKIDSREKADELLSDSLPSPLLRAFLLKNLQRSEHGFQWLFNLPVLKENLKHIAGGFDNDWQQATITGFPVLFLKGEQSDYITPNDIPLIEQIFPAAQIEVIPQSGHWLHAQNPQAFIAALQKYLNF